From one Macaca nemestrina isolate mMacNem1 chromosome 5, mMacNem.hap1, whole genome shotgun sequence genomic stretch:
- the LOC105470433 gene encoding HLA class II histocompatibility antigen, DQ beta 1 chain isoform X2 has product MSWKKALRIPGGLRAATVTLMLAMLSTPVAECRDSPEDFVFQFKGMCYFTNGTERVWSVDRYIYNREEYVRFDSDVGLYLPVTPLGRSIAEYWNSQKEALESKRAELDTVCIHNYQLELGTTLQRRVEPTVTISPSRTEALNHHNLLVCSVTDFYPGQIKVRWFRNDQEETTGIVSTPLIRNGDWTFQILVMLEMTPQRGDVYTCHVEHPSLQSPITVEWRAQSESAQSKMLSGIGGFVLGMIFLGLGLIIHHRSQKGLPH; this is encoded by the exons ATGTCTTGGAAGAAGGCTTTGCGGATCCCTGGCGGCCTTCGGGCAGCAACTGTGACCTTGATGCTGGCAATGCTGAGCACCCCAGTGGCTGAGTGCAGAGACTCTCCCG AGGATTTCGTGTTCCAGTTTAAGGGCATGTGCTACTTCACCAACGGGACAGAGCGCGTGTGGAGTGTAGACAGATACATCTATAACCGAGAGGAGTACGTGCGCTTCGACAGCGACGTGGGGTTGTACCTGCCGGTGACGCCGCTGGGGCGGTCCATTGCCGAGTACTGGAACAGCCAGAAGGAAGCCCTGGAGAGCAAACGGGCGGAGTTGGACACGGTGTGCATACACAACTACCAGTTGGAGCTCGGCACGACCTTGCAGCGGCGAG TGGAGCCCACAGTGACCATCTCCCCATCCAGAACAGAGGCCCTCAACCACCACAACCTGCTGGTCTGCTCGGTGACAGATTTCTATCCAGGCCAGATCAAAGTCCGGTGGTTTCGAAATGACCAGGAGGAGACAACCGGCATTGTGTCCACCCCCCTTATTAGGAACGGTGACTGGACCTTCCAGATCCTAGTGATGCTGGAAATGACTCCCCAGCGTGGAGATGTCTACACCTGCCACGTGGAGCACCCCAGCCTCCAAAGCCCTATCACCGTGGAGTGGC GGGCTCAGTCTGAATCTGCCCAGAGCAAGATGCTGAGTGGCATTGGAGGCTTCGTGCTGGGGATGATCTTCCTTGGACTGGGCCTTATCATCCATCACAGGAGTCAGAAAG gGCTCCCGCACTGA
- the LOC105470433 gene encoding HLA class II histocompatibility antigen, DQ beta 1 chain isoform X1, whose translation MSWKKALRIPGGLRAATVTLMLAMLSTPVAECRDSPEDFVFQFKGMCYFTNGTERVWSVDRYIYNREEYVRFDSDVGLYLPVTPLGRSIAEYWNSQKEALESKRAELDTVCIHNYQLELGTTLQRRVEPTVTISPSRTEALNHHNLLVCSVTDFYPGQIKVRWFRNDQEETTGIVSTPLIRNGDWTFQILVMLEMTPQRGDVYTCHVEHPSLQSPITVEWRAQSESAQSKMLSGIGGFVLGMIFLGLGLIIHHRSQKGEEPQG comes from the exons ATGTCTTGGAAGAAGGCTTTGCGGATCCCTGGCGGCCTTCGGGCAGCAACTGTGACCTTGATGCTGGCAATGCTGAGCACCCCAGTGGCTGAGTGCAGAGACTCTCCCG AGGATTTCGTGTTCCAGTTTAAGGGCATGTGCTACTTCACCAACGGGACAGAGCGCGTGTGGAGTGTAGACAGATACATCTATAACCGAGAGGAGTACGTGCGCTTCGACAGCGACGTGGGGTTGTACCTGCCGGTGACGCCGCTGGGGCGGTCCATTGCCGAGTACTGGAACAGCCAGAAGGAAGCCCTGGAGAGCAAACGGGCGGAGTTGGACACGGTGTGCATACACAACTACCAGTTGGAGCTCGGCACGACCTTGCAGCGGCGAG TGGAGCCCACAGTGACCATCTCCCCATCCAGAACAGAGGCCCTCAACCACCACAACCTGCTGGTCTGCTCGGTGACAGATTTCTATCCAGGCCAGATCAAAGTCCGGTGGTTTCGAAATGACCAGGAGGAGACAACCGGCATTGTGTCCACCCCCCTTATTAGGAACGGTGACTGGACCTTCCAGATCCTAGTGATGCTGGAAATGACTCCCCAGCGTGGAGATGTCTACACCTGCCACGTGGAGCACCCCAGCCTCCAAAGCCCTATCACCGTGGAGTGGC GGGCTCAGTCTGAATCTGCCCAGAGCAAGATGCTGAGTGGCATTGGAGGCTTCGTGCTGGGGATGATCTTCCTTGGACTGGGCCTTATCATCCATCACAGGAGTCAGAAAGGTGAGGAACCCCAGGGGTAA